One region of Cryptosporangium phraense genomic DNA includes:
- a CDS encoding ROK family transcriptional regulator: MTTRSAQLLRLVHARPGITRAEAARLLGVSTGAATELVGRLTAAEVLTEGPAAPSGARGRPTTVLLPHPAGPLVAAASITSENFQVDVVELGGTVVGSVSANHGDRDPAPVLAAVTDAIRALTPENTRLRGVGIAITGPVSRDQRVDSSGLGWHGVDLRPLKGEADVFVAGNDAMLAAAAESGRGAAAEASIALHVRVAAGIGGGIIAGGRIVTGALGAAGEFGHLPFGDPRRRCSCGASGCWGNEVDGTALARLLGRPAPPDPIAYARRVIASDDADARAATRTVAAELGRGIAGLVNGLDPDLVTVGGLGVELLEAAPDAVQNAYRDGLMTFRRGSAPPVVAAALGDDGPIVGAAEEAWGLVLDEVVSRLRGPA, from the coding sequence GTGACAACCCGCTCGGCCCAGCTCCTGCGGCTGGTCCACGCCCGGCCGGGCATCACCCGCGCCGAGGCCGCCCGCCTGCTCGGCGTCAGCACGGGCGCGGCCACCGAGCTGGTCGGCCGGCTCACCGCGGCCGAGGTCCTCACCGAGGGTCCGGCCGCGCCGAGCGGCGCGCGCGGCCGTCCCACGACCGTCCTGCTCCCGCACCCGGCCGGTCCGCTGGTCGCGGCCGCGTCCATCACCTCCGAGAACTTCCAGGTCGACGTCGTAGAGCTGGGCGGAACGGTGGTCGGCAGCGTCTCGGCGAACCACGGCGACCGCGACCCGGCCCCGGTGTTGGCCGCGGTCACCGACGCGATCCGCGCCCTGACTCCGGAGAACACCCGCCTCCGGGGCGTCGGGATCGCGATCACCGGGCCGGTCTCCCGCGACCAGCGGGTCGACTCGTCCGGGCTCGGCTGGCACGGCGTCGACCTCCGACCACTGAAAGGCGAGGCCGACGTCTTCGTCGCCGGAAACGACGCGATGCTGGCGGCGGCGGCCGAATCCGGACGCGGAGCCGCGGCCGAAGCGTCGATCGCGCTGCACGTCCGGGTCGCGGCCGGCATCGGCGGCGGGATCATCGCCGGCGGGCGCATCGTGACCGGGGCGCTCGGCGCGGCCGGCGAATTCGGCCACCTCCCGTTCGGTGACCCGCGCCGGCGCTGCTCGTGCGGCGCGTCCGGCTGCTGGGGCAACGAGGTCGACGGCACCGCGCTGGCCCGCCTGCTCGGACGTCCGGCTCCTCCGGACCCGATCGCCTACGCCCGGCGGGTCATCGCGTCCGACGACGCGGACGCCAGAGCCGCCACCCGGACGGTCGCGGCCGAGCTCGGGCGGGGAATCGCGGGGCTGGTCAACGGGCTCGACCCGGACCTGGTGACGGTCGGCGGCCTCGGCGTCGAGCTGCTGGAGGCCGCGCCGGACGCGGTGCAGAATGCCTATCGCGACGGGCTGATGACGTTCCGGCGCGGCAGCGCCCCGCCGGTCGTGGCGGCCGCGCTGGGCGACGACGGCCCGATAGTCGGTGCGGCCGAGGAGGCCTGGGGCCTGGTCCTCGACGAGGTGGTCAGCCGGCTTCGCGGTCCGGCGTGA
- a CDS encoding STAS domain-containing protein has translation MTEDSLTHDVHRHPDGQTVTATVAGDWTALADEALLAELHDALDEGYRNVIVDAAALTFVDSTSLGRLVGLHQEAVERGGWLRVVSPPNVVRRPMTLTGLDQVFEVTPDREAG, from the coding sequence ATGACCGAGGACTCGTTGACCCATGACGTGCATCGGCACCCCGACGGTCAGACGGTCACCGCGACGGTTGCCGGTGACTGGACTGCCCTGGCCGACGAGGCGCTCCTGGCCGAGCTGCACGACGCGCTCGACGAGGGCTACCGCAACGTCATCGTCGATGCCGCCGCGCTGACGTTCGTGGACTCCACGAGCCTCGGCCGGCTGGTCGGGCTGCACCAGGAAGCGGTGGAGCGCGGCGGCTGGCTGCGCGTGGTGTCGCCGCCGAACGTCGTGCGCCGGCCGATGACGCTGACCGGCCTCGACCAGGTGTTCGAGGTCACGCCGGACCGCGAAGCCGGCTGA